The following are from one region of the Corylus avellana chromosome ca1, CavTom2PMs-1.0 genome:
- the LOC132172840 gene encoding protein NRT1/ PTR FAMILY 5.4-like: MVDNYEDRDTNYKVSSQEKTTSGGWNAAVFIIFVEVAERFVFFGMSGNLITYLTNQLHLPIPTAAKNVNIWVGVSCLFSIFGAFIADSFLGRFKTILYSSIIYLLGTVMLTLSVSVIPVHNRKVMFFIALYILTVGEGGHKPCVQTFAADQFEEDSEEDKKAKSSFYNWWYLGIVFGSTSATLVVIYLEDNVGWAVGFGILAAAMSVSLAIFLLGIKSYRKQGPLGSPLTTLAQVLVAAARKWRVNEMRDGCSVFRGDERDGSNSTGQFKARTMARTNQLRYVYILWVYSYCFKVLAGLSALNLCVYVWVAKRFVYKKVEGDDDDDADILA; this comes from the exons GATACCAATTACAAGGTGTCTTCACAAGAAAAAACCACCAGCGGTGGATGGAACGCCGCCGTATTCATCATCT TTGTTGAGGTGGCTGAGCGATTTGTGTTCTTTGGCATGTCGGGGAACCTCATCACATACCTCACAAACCAACTCCACCTGCCTATTCCCACAGCGGCTAAGAATGTCAACATCTGGGTTGGTGTGTCTTGTCTCTTCTCCATATTTGGAGCCTTCATTGCTGATTCCTTCTTGGGTCGGTTCAAGACCATCCTTTACTCCTCCATCATTTATCTTCTG GGAACCGTTATGTTGACACTGTCGGTGTCAGTAATTCCTGTGCATAATCGTAAAGTAATGTTCTTCATAGCGCTTTACATATTAACGGTCGGCGAAGGAGGGCACAAGCCATGCGTGCAAACCTTCGCGGCGGACCAATTTGAGGAGGATTCAGAAGAGGATAAGAAGGCCAAGAGCTCATTCTATAATTGGTGGTATCTGGGAATAGTGTTTGGCTCCACTTCTGCCACACTCGTAGTAATATACTTGGAG GACAATGTTGGTTGGGCCGTAGGATTTGGAATTTtggcagcagcaatgtcggtGTCACTAGCAATATTTTTGCTAGGAATAAAGAGCTACCGGAAGCAAGGTCCCCTAGGGAGCCCACTCACTACATTGGCGCAGGTGCTTGTGGCGGCGGCTCGGAAGTGGCGTGTGAATGAGATGCGCGACGGTTGTAGTGTTTTTCGTGGAGATGAGAGGGATGGGTCCAACAGTACCGGTCAATTTAAGGCTCGGACTATGGCTCGTACTAATCAGTTGAggtatgtttatattctctggGTGTACTCATACTGTTTCAag gTGCTGGCTGGGTTGAGTGCCTTGAATTTGTGTGTTTATGTGTGGGTTGCTAAGCGTTTTGTGTACAAAAAAGTTGAaggggatgatgatgatgatgctgatATACTTGCATAA
- the LOC132172854 gene encoding protein NRT1/ PTR FAMILY 5.4-like: MVDNYEDRDTNYKESTQEKTTSGGWNAAVFIIFVEVAERFVFFGMSGNLITYLTNELHQPIPTAAKNVNIWVGVSCLFSIFGAFIADSFLGRFKTILYSSIIYLLGTVMLTLSVSVIPVHNRKVMFFIALYILTVGEGGHKPCVQTFAADQFEEDSEEDKKAKSSFYNWWYLGVVFGSTSATLVVIYLEDNVGWAVGFGILVAAMSVSLAIFLLGIKSYRKQGPLGSPLTALAQVLVAAAQKWRVNEMRDGCSVFRGDERDGSNSTGQFKARTMARTNQLRNPYNNYDSSCGIFHLSK; this comes from the exons ATGGTTGATAACTATGAAGATAGAGATACCAATTACAAGGAGTCTACACAAGAAAAAACCACCAGCGGTGGTTGGAACGCCGCCGTATTCATCATCT TTGTTGAGGTGGCTGAACGATTTGTGTTCTTTGGAATGTCGGGGAACCTCATCACATACCTCACAAACGAACTCCACCAGCCTATTCCCACAGCGGCTAAGAATGTCAACATCTGGGTTGGTGTGTCTTGTCTCTTCTCCATATTTGGAGCCTTCATTGCTGATTCCTTCTTGGGTCGGTTCAAGACCATCCTTTACTCCTCCATCATTTATCTTCTG GGAACCGTTATGTTGACACTGTCGGTGTCAGTAATTCCTGTGCATAATCGTAAAGTAATGTTCTTCATAGCGCTTTACATATTAACGGTCGGCGAAGGAGGGCACAAGCCATGCGTGCAAACCTTCGCGGCGGACCAATTTGAGGAGGATTCAGAAGAGGATAAGAAGGCCAAGAGCTCATTCTATAATTGGTGGTATCTGGGAGTAGTGTTTGGCTCCACTTCTGCCACACTCGTAGTAATATACTTGGAG GACAATGTTGGTTGGGCCGTAGGATTTGGAATTTTGGTAGCAGCAATGTCGGTGTCACTAGCAATATTTTTGCTAGGAATAAAGAGCTACCGGAAGCAAGGTCCCCTAGGGAGCCCACTCACTGCATTGGCGCAGGTGCTTGTGGCGGCGGCTCAGAAGTGGCGCGTGAATGAGATGCGTGACGGTTGTAGTGTTTTTCGTGGAGATGAGAGGGATGGGTCCAACAGTACCGGTCAATTTAAGGCTCGGACTATGGCTCGTACAAATCAGTTGAg AAATCCCTATAATAATTATGATAGTTCTTGTGGAATATTCCACCTATCCAAGTAA
- the LOC132167991 gene encoding protein NRT1/ PTR FAMILY 5.4-like, with product MIIDNIDAMRKIRDPWRLCSLNQVEEVKLVFRLIPIWLSCLMFPIVMTQLQTHFTKQGSTMMRSIGPHFKIPPASLQAIVGFTILITIPIYDRILVPWTRKFTGHPSGITSLQRIGIGLFLSILIMVVSALVEARRISIVKHNNLMENPKAIVPMKLWWLLPQYMLCGLADLFAFVGQQELFYAQMPESMRSLGAALYLSVYGVGCFLSSAVICVVQEISSSCGDEWLGDNLNRAHLDYF from the coding sequence ATGATAATTGACAACATCGATGCCATGAGAAAAATCAGAGATCCTTGGAGGCTATGTTCTTTAAATCAAGTAGAAGAAGTGAAGCTTGTCTTTCGCCTTATCCCCATATGGTTAAGTTGCTTGATGTTCCCCATAGTAATGACTCAACTCCAAACCCACTTCACCAAACAAGGCAGTACAATGATGAGATCAATCGGACCCCATTTCAAAATTCCCCCAGCATCACTTCAAGCCATTGTTGGCTTCACAATTCTAATCACCATACCAATCTATGACAGAATTCTAGTCCCCTGGACTAGAAAATTCACAGGACACCCATCTGGGATAACTTCACTCCAAAGGATAGGAATCGGCCTATTTTTATCCATTCTTATAATGGTTGTGTCAGCCCTAGTAGAAGCCAGAAGGATCAGCATTGTAAAACACAATAACCTCATGGAAAACCCTAAAGCAATAGTTCCAATGAAGCTGTGGTGGCTGCTACCACAATATATGCTTTGTGGTTTGGCAGATCTGTTTGCGTTTGTAGGGCAACAAGAACTGTTCTATGCTCAAATGCCGGAGTCAATGAGAAGCTTAGGAGCAGCACTTTACCTTAGTGTTTATGGAGTGGGATGTTTCCTCAGCAGTGCTGTTATTTGTGTGGTTCAGGAGATTAGTTCAAGCTGTGGTGACGAATGGCTTGGTGACAACCTCAACCGTGCACACCTTGATTACTTCTAA